Proteins encoded together in one Luteimonas fraxinea window:
- the leuB gene encoding 3-isopropylmalate dehydrogenase, producing MHADIVVLPGDGIGPEVTTAAVDVLQAVAQRFGHRFSLHEHLIGGAAIDATGKPLPDDTLAAARDADAVLLGAVGGPKWSDPNASVRPEQGLLAIRKALGVYANLRPTKPHPAAMGASPIKPHLLAGVDLLVVRELTGGIYFGERTRTAESASDLCTYTVPEIERVVRRACLLARGRRGHVTSVDKANVLETSRLWRDVASRIARDEFPDIVIEHQLVDSMAMHLLSKPRAYDVIVTENMFGDILTDEASMLAGSLGLLPSASLGEGCVGMYEPIHGSAPDIAGKGIANPYGTILSAALLLRYSLGLSQEAACIEQAVDDALDAGVFTADLASDGTAVSTREAAAAVLARIAAPAQIAG from the coding sequence ATGCACGCTGACATCGTCGTTCTGCCCGGAGACGGCATCGGCCCCGAAGTGACCACGGCCGCAGTGGACGTACTGCAGGCGGTCGCGCAGCGTTTCGGCCATCGCTTCTCGCTGCACGAACATCTGATCGGTGGCGCCGCGATCGATGCCACCGGCAAGCCGCTGCCCGACGACACGCTGGCCGCCGCGCGCGACGCCGATGCGGTGCTGCTGGGCGCGGTCGGCGGCCCGAAATGGTCCGATCCCAACGCGAGCGTGCGTCCGGAACAGGGCCTGCTGGCGATCCGCAAGGCGCTGGGCGTGTACGCGAATCTGCGCCCCACCAAGCCCCATCCGGCCGCGATGGGCGCCTCGCCGATCAAGCCGCATCTGCTGGCCGGCGTGGATCTGCTGGTCGTGCGCGAGCTGACCGGCGGCATCTATTTCGGAGAGCGCACGCGCACTGCCGAATCCGCCAGCGATCTGTGCACGTATACGGTGCCCGAGATCGAACGCGTCGTGCGCCGCGCCTGCCTGCTGGCGCGCGGCCGCCGCGGTCACGTGACGTCCGTCGACAAGGCCAACGTGCTCGAGACCTCGCGGCTGTGGCGCGATGTCGCCAGCCGCATCGCGCGCGATGAATTTCCCGACATCGTGATCGAACACCAGCTGGTCGATTCGATGGCGATGCATCTGCTGTCGAAGCCGCGCGCCTACGACGTGATCGTGACCGAGAACATGTTCGGCGACATCCTCACCGACGAGGCCTCGATGCTGGCCGGCTCGCTGGGCCTGCTGCCGTCCGCATCGCTGGGCGAAGGCTGCGTCGGCATGTACGAGCCGATCCACGGTTCGGCGCCGGACATCGCGGGCAAGGGCATCGCCAATCCCTACGGCACGATCCTGAGCGCCGCGTTGCTGCTGCGCTATTCGCTGGGCCTGTCGCAGGAAGCGGCGTGCATCGAGCAGGCGGTCGACGACGCGCTGGACGCCGGCGTGTTCACCGCCGACCTGGCATCCGATGGCACCGCGGTGTCGACGCGCGAGGCCGCCGCCGCGGTGCTCGCACGCATCGCGGCGCCCGCGCAGATCGCCGGATAG
- the leuD gene encoding 3-isopropylmalate dehydratase small subunit yields the protein MSAAHVPEFPVRSASVVLAQSNIDTDQIIPARFLSTTERKGLGRFAFNDWRWRDDGSANPDFAFNQAHNNGRAVLLAGRNFGCGSSREHAPWALRDLGLQVVVSSEIADIFRNNALKNGVLPVVLPEAVVQDLMTRPDDVLTFDIVARELRTPDGTVHAFPLEAFARTCLLEGVDEMGFLLARGADIRNYEDTHHAR from the coding sequence ATGTCCGCCGCTCACGTTCCCGAGTTCCCGGTGCGTTCGGCCAGCGTGGTGCTGGCCCAGAGCAATATCGACACCGACCAGATCATTCCCGCGCGTTTCCTGTCGACGACCGAGCGCAAGGGTCTCGGCCGCTTCGCGTTCAACGACTGGCGCTGGCGCGACGACGGCAGTGCGAATCCGGATTTCGCTTTCAACCAGGCTCACAACAATGGGCGCGCGGTGCTGCTGGCCGGGCGCAACTTCGGCTGCGGGTCCTCGCGCGAACACGCGCCGTGGGCGCTGCGCGATCTCGGCCTGCAGGTCGTGGTCAGCAGCGAGATCGCCGACATCTTCCGCAACAACGCGCTGAAGAACGGCGTGCTGCCGGTCGTGCTGCCCGAGGCCGTGGTGCAGGATCTGATGACGCGTCCCGACGACGTGCTGACGTTCGACATCGTCGCTCGCGAACTGCGCACGCCGGACGGCACCGTCCATGCCTTCCCGCTCGAGGCATTCGCACGCACCTGCCTGCTCGAAGGCGTCGACGAAATGGGCTTTCTGCTGGCGCGCGGCGCCGACATCCGCAACTACGAGGACACGCACCATGCACGCTGA
- the leuC gene encoding 3-isopropylmalate dehydratase large subunit, whose translation MTARPPRTLFDKLWDAHIVTPESDAAPAVLYIDLHLIHEVTSPQAFTELRARGLVPRRPDRTKATMDHSTPTLPAGHDGRLPYASEASEKQVDTLARNCAQFGIELFDMSSDQRGIVHVIAPEQGFTLPGMTIVCGDSHTSTHGAFGALAFGIGTSEVGNVLATQCLLQRRPKTMSITVDGPLAPGVGAKDVTLHAIGVIGVNGGTGHVIEYRGSTIEAMDMEQRMTLCNMSIEAGARAGMVAPDDITFEWVARTPRGPKGAEFDAAVARWRELRTDAGARFDTEVRIDAADIRPTLTWGTHPGTAIGVDVPVPTATDAAEKKGQDYMRVIAGQSLAGMPVDVVFVGSCTNGRLRDMREVAEVLRGRHVSAGVRMLVVPGSEIVKREAEAEGIDVIVRGAGAEWREPGCSMCIAMNGDLVAPGQLAVSTSNRNFEGRQGPGARTLLASPTTAAWAAVRGVVADPRELFDDRREVA comes from the coding sequence ATGACTGCCAGACCGCCACGCACCCTGTTCGACAAACTGTGGGACGCGCACATCGTGACCCCCGAATCCGACGCCGCGCCCGCCGTGCTGTACATCGACCTGCACCTCATCCACGAGGTCACCTCGCCGCAGGCCTTCACCGAACTGCGCGCGCGTGGCCTCGTCCCGCGCCGCCCGGACCGCACCAAGGCGACGATGGACCACTCCACGCCGACGCTGCCGGCCGGCCACGACGGCCGCCTGCCCTATGCCAGCGAAGCGTCGGAAAAACAGGTCGACACCCTGGCGCGCAACTGCGCGCAGTTCGGCATCGAACTGTTCGACATGTCATCCGACCAGCGCGGCATCGTCCACGTCATCGCGCCCGAACAGGGCTTCACCCTGCCCGGCATGACCATCGTCTGCGGCGACAGCCACACCTCCACGCACGGCGCGTTCGGCGCCCTCGCGTTCGGCATCGGCACCAGCGAGGTCGGCAACGTGCTGGCGACGCAGTGCCTGCTGCAGCGACGGCCGAAGACGATGTCGATCACCGTGGACGGTCCGCTGGCGCCCGGCGTCGGCGCCAAAGATGTGACCCTGCATGCGATCGGCGTCATCGGCGTCAACGGCGGCACCGGCCACGTCATCGAATACCGCGGCTCCACCATCGAGGCGATGGACATGGAGCAGCGCATGACCCTGTGCAACATGTCGATCGAGGCCGGCGCGCGCGCCGGCATGGTCGCGCCGGACGACATCACATTTGAGTGGGTCGCGCGCACGCCGCGTGGTCCCAAGGGCGCCGAGTTCGATGCCGCAGTAGCCCGCTGGCGCGAGCTGCGCACCGACGCTGGCGCGCGTTTCGACACCGAAGTGCGCATCGATGCCGCCGACATCCGTCCGACGCTGACCTGGGGCACGCACCCGGGCACCGCGATCGGCGTCGACGTGCCGGTGCCGACTGCGACCGATGCGGCTGAGAAGAAAGGACAGGACTACATGCGCGTCATCGCCGGACAGTCGCTGGCCGGCATGCCGGTCGACGTGGTGTTCGTCGGCTCGTGTACCAACGGCCGCCTGCGCGACATGCGCGAGGTCGCCGAGGTGCTGCGTGGCCGCCACGTGTCGGCGGGCGTACGCATGCTGGTCGTACCGGGTTCGGAGATCGTCAAGCGCGAGGCTGAAGCCGAAGGCATCGACGTGATCGTCCGCGGCGCCGGCGCCGAATGGCGCGAGCCGGGATGTTCGATGTGCATCGCGATGAACGGCGATCTGGTGGCGCCGGGCCAGTTGGCCGTGAGCACCAGCAACCGCAATTTCGAAGGCCGTCAGGGCCCGGGTGCACGCACGCTGCTGGCCTCGCCGACGACGGCGGCCTGGGCTGCGGTGCGCGGCGTCGTGGCGGATCCACGCGAACTGTTCGACGACCGTCGGGAGGTGGCCTGA
- a CDS encoding 2-isopropylmalate synthase has protein sequence MTASDSIRIFDTTLRDGEQSPGCSMTPQQKVVMARALDALGVDIIETGFPASSESDREAARLIAREVRRPTLAVLSRCLPADIEASARALDGTANPRLHVFISTSPLHREHKLRMSRQQVLDMTATSVAHARRLIGDVEFSAEDATRTEDDFLSEVIAVAIANGATTINVPDTLGYATPEETRALFQRLIGTIPGARDVIFSAHCHNDLGLAVANSLAAIEGGARQVECTINGIGERAGNCAVEELAMALKVRNAFYNLDTQIDTRRLVPTSQLLRRLTGMAVQRNKAIVGENAFAHESGIHQHGMLRHRGTYEIMNPSDVGWPDSKLVLGRHSGRAAVGHRLRALGYTLEEAQLEQVFAAFKDLCERQRVVEDNDLEALMHGDVDGQGWRLASMTVSDRGQRASAQVELSDPEGGKVSESALGDGPVDALFAALATATGVELALESYQVHSVGMGRDARGEASVSVRHGDDIHEGTGTSRDIIEASALAWLDVANRILRSARAAPAPQAAHA, from the coding sequence ATGACCGCCTCCGACAGCATCCGAATTTTCGACACCACCCTGCGCGACGGCGAACAGTCGCCCGGTTGCAGCATGACCCCGCAGCAGAAAGTGGTGATGGCGCGCGCGCTCGATGCGCTGGGCGTCGACATCATCGAGACCGGCTTTCCGGCCAGCTCCGAATCCGACCGCGAGGCCGCACGGCTGATCGCGCGCGAGGTCCGCCGGCCGACGCTGGCGGTGCTGTCGCGCTGCCTGCCCGCCGACATCGAAGCCTCGGCGCGCGCCCTGGACGGCACCGCGAATCCGCGCCTGCACGTCTTCATCTCGACCAGCCCGCTGCACCGCGAACACAAGCTGCGCATGAGCCGGCAGCAGGTGCTGGACATGACCGCGACCAGCGTCGCCCACGCGCGCCGGCTGATCGGCGATGTCGAATTCTCGGCCGAGGACGCGACCCGCACCGAAGACGATTTCCTGAGCGAGGTGATCGCGGTCGCGATCGCCAACGGCGCGACCACGATCAATGTGCCGGACACGCTGGGCTACGCGACGCCCGAGGAAACCCGCGCGCTGTTCCAGCGTCTGATCGGCACGATTCCCGGCGCGCGTGACGTGATCTTCAGCGCGCACTGCCACAACGATCTGGGACTGGCGGTCGCCAATTCGCTGGCCGCGATCGAAGGCGGCGCACGCCAGGTCGAGTGCACCATCAACGGCATCGGCGAGCGCGCCGGCAACTGCGCGGTCGAGGAACTGGCGATGGCGCTGAAGGTGCGCAACGCCTTCTACAACCTGGACACGCAGATCGACACGCGCCGCCTGGTCCCGACCTCGCAGCTGCTGCGTCGCCTGACCGGCATGGCCGTGCAGCGCAACAAGGCCATCGTCGGCGAGAACGCATTCGCGCACGAATCCGGCATTCATCAGCACGGCATGCTGCGCCACCGCGGCACCTACGAGATCATGAATCCCTCCGATGTCGGCTGGCCCGATTCGAAGCTGGTGCTGGGCCGCCACAGCGGTCGCGCCGCGGTGGGCCATCGCTTGCGCGCACTGGGGTACACGCTGGAAGAAGCGCAGCTGGAACAGGTCTTCGCCGCGTTCAAGGATCTGTGCGAGCGCCAGCGCGTGGTCGAAGACAACGATCTGGAAGCGCTGATGCACGGCGACGTCGACGGCCAGGGCTGGCGTCTGGCCTCCATGACCGTCAGCGATCGCGGCCAGCGCGCGAGCGCGCAGGTCGAACTGTCGGATCCCGAGGGTGGCAAGGTCAGCGAGAGCGCGCTGGGCGATGGCCCGGTCGATGCGCTGTTCGCCGCACTGGCCACCGCGACCGGCGTCGAGCTGGCGCTGGAGAGCTACCAGGTCCACAGCGTCGGCATGGGCCGCGATGCGCGCGGCGAAGCCAGCGTCAGCGTGCGCCACGGCGACGACATCCACGAAGGCACCGGCACCAGCCGCGACATCATCGAGGCCAGCGCGCTCGCCTGGCTGGATGTCGCCAACCGTATCCTGCGTAGCGCACGCGCCGCGCCGGCGCCGCAGGCCGCGCACGCCTGA
- a CDS encoding threonine dehydratase translates to MSEPDVGRAPRATASDVLAAQARLRRHLDVTPMHYAERFGCWLKLENLQRTGSYKVRGALNALMAARERGDDRTVITASAGNHAQGMAWAAYRLGVPAITVMPKNAPATKVAGVAHWGATVRLHGETYDEAKAFAAELAMQNGFRLLSAFDDVDVIAGQGTVGLEIASALMPDVVIVPIGGGGLASGVALALKSQGVRIVGAQVEGVDAMARVLRGDHSPFSPVATLADGVRVKEPGLLTRALLADLLDDLVIVREAELRETLVRLALEEHVIAEGAGALALAAGRRVAGKRKVAVVSGGNVDAGVLAQLLSDVRPRPPRKPRRRLRETASEVPAIAAVAPAAHMATPRRRNDLAASAPSGGGEPRLRRAPCPRTERTPHRITEELPA, encoded by the coding sequence ATGTCCGAGCCCGACGTAGGCCGCGCCCCGCGAGCGACCGCCAGTGATGTGCTGGCGGCGCAGGCGCGGCTGCGTCGCCATCTCGACGTGACGCCGATGCATTACGCCGAACGCTTCGGCTGCTGGCTGAAGCTCGAGAACCTGCAGCGCACCGGCTCCTACAAGGTGCGCGGCGCACTGAACGCATTGATGGCCGCGCGCGAGCGCGGCGACGACCGCACGGTGATCACTGCCTCGGCCGGCAACCATGCGCAGGGCATGGCGTGGGCGGCCTACCGGCTGGGCGTGCCGGCGATCACGGTGATGCCGAAGAACGCACCCGCGACCAAGGTCGCCGGCGTCGCCCACTGGGGCGCGACCGTGCGCCTGCATGGCGAGACCTACGACGAAGCCAAGGCCTTCGCCGCCGAACTGGCCATGCAGAACGGCTTCCGCCTGCTGTCGGCGTTCGACGATGTCGACGTGATCGCCGGCCAGGGCACCGTCGGGCTGGAGATCGCCTCGGCGCTGATGCCGGACGTGGTCATCGTGCCGATCGGCGGCGGTGGCCTGGCGTCGGGCGTCGCGTTGGCACTGAAGTCGCAGGGCGTGCGCATCGTCGGCGCGCAGGTCGAAGGCGTGGATGCGATGGCGCGCGTGCTGCGCGGCGATCACTCGCCGTTTTCGCCCGTGGCGACGCTGGCCGACGGCGTGCGGGTCAAGGAGCCGGGCCTGCTGACGCGCGCGCTGCTGGCCGATCTGCTCGACGACTTGGTCATCGTGCGCGAGGCCGAACTGCGCGAGACGCTGGTGCGTCTGGCGCTGGAAGAACACGTGATCGCCGAAGGGGCCGGCGCCCTGGCACTGGCCGCCGGCCGCCGCGTCGCCGGCAAGCGCAAGGTCGCCGTGGTATCGGGCGGCAACGTCGATGCCGGCGTGCTGGCGCAGCTGCTGTCGGACGTGCGTCCGCGCCCGCCGCGCAAGCCGCGCCGTCGGTTACGCGAAACCGCGAGCGAGGTGCCGGCCATTGCGGCCGTCGCACCTGCCGCGCACATGGCGACGCCCCGTCGCCGCAACGACCTCGCTGCATCCGCGCCGTCCGGAGGCGGCGAGCCGCGACTTCGACGCGCGCCGTGTCCCCGCACCGAACGCACGCCACACCGAATCACCGAGGAATTGCCCGCATGA
- a CDS encoding aminotransferase class IV, with the protein MSLNVTAEAAPAQAPSIAETAAPARPQAWFDGALCDIDALQAGLTTHAMHYGSGVFEGIRSYATAGGAAVFRLPEHIARMREGAALLGMHFDPAQATEAVLATLRANSHRDAYIRPLAWFGEGGFGLDVEGHTEHLMVATTATQVHLNGTRARLGISKWRRNPADSLPPLKLCGAYVNSILAKRESKSRGFDEALFTDADGYVVECTGANVFIVKAGRVTAVQHRDALPGITRDTLVTLSGADSRAVTVEELYDADEVFACGTAAEVAPVHGVEDRSYGDNPVTRELAALYARVVRGDAEAARGWLTAV; encoded by the coding sequence GTGTCGTTGAACGTCACCGCAGAGGCCGCACCGGCGCAGGCGCCGTCGATCGCGGAGACCGCAGCGCCCGCGCGTCCGCAGGCCTGGTTCGACGGCGCGCTGTGCGATATCGATGCGCTCCAGGCCGGCTTGACCACGCATGCGATGCACTACGGCAGCGGCGTGTTCGAAGGCATCCGCAGCTACGCGACCGCCGGTGGCGCCGCGGTGTTCCGCCTGCCCGAGCACATAGCGCGCATGCGCGAGGGTGCGGCGCTGCTGGGCATGCACTTCGATCCCGCGCAGGCCACCGAAGCCGTGCTGGCGACGCTGCGCGCGAACAGCCATCGCGATGCCTACATCCGCCCGCTGGCGTGGTTCGGCGAAGGCGGCTTCGGCCTGGATGTCGAAGGCCACACCGAGCATCTGATGGTCGCGACCACCGCGACCCAGGTGCATCTCAACGGCACCCGCGCGCGACTGGGCATCAGCAAGTGGCGGCGCAATCCCGCGGACTCGCTGCCGCCGCTGAAGCTGTGCGGCGCCTACGTCAATTCCATCCTGGCCAAGCGCGAGAGCAAGTCGCGCGGTTTCGACGAGGCGCTGTTCACCGATGCCGACGGCTACGTCGTCGAATGCACCGGCGCCAACGTCTTCATCGTCAAGGCCGGACGCGTCACCGCGGTCCAGCATCGCGACGCGCTGCCGGGCATCACCCGCGACACGCTGGTCACGTTGAGCGGTGCGGACTCGCGCGCCGTTACCGTGGAAGAGCTGTACGACGCCGACGAAGTCTTCGCCTGCGGCACCGCGGCCGAAGTGGCGCCGGTGCACGGCGTCGAAGACCGCAGCTATGGCGACAACCCGGTCACCCGCGAACTGGCCGCGCTGTATGCGCGCGTCGTGCGCGGCGATGCCGAGGCTGCGCGCGGCTGGCTGACGGCAGTCTGA
- a CDS encoding ACT domain-containing protein: MRYQFEMTLRRAEGALVRVLGTTERRGFRPVSFEGDAHADSDHWNLRMTVEGDRAAIALQGQLAKLYDCLSVEVSPCR, encoded by the coding sequence ATGCGTTACCAGTTTGAGATGACCCTGCGCCGCGCCGAAGGCGCGCTGGTGCGCGTGCTGGGCACCACCGAACGCCGCGGCTTCCGCCCGGTGTCGTTCGAAGGCGACGCGCACGCCGACAGCGATCACTGGAACCTGCGCATGACCGTCGAAGGCGACCGCGCCGCGATTGCCCTGCAGGGCCAGCTGGCCAAGCTCTACGACTGCCTGTCGGTGGAGGTGTCGCCGTGTCGTTGA
- the ilvG gene encoding acetolactate synthase 2 catalytic subunit yields the protein MNGARWLVQALEAEGVDTIFGYPGGAIMPFYDALHGASLKHVLVRHEQGAAFAANGFARASGRVGVCVATSGPGASNLVTGIADAMLDSVPMVVITGQVATPLMGTDAFQELDVFGMTLPIVKHSFLLRSVDELPNVVAEAFRIARSGRPGPVLIDLPKDVQIGDAAHLGAHIPSTADVMPACADHALHEAAALISQAERPVVYGGGGIILGDALDAFREFADLTQIPTVLTLRALGALPPTHPANLGMIGMHGSRAANLAVQESDLLIVVGARFDDRATGKLAEFAPLARIVHLDGDSCEIGKLRAADVSVCGDVATSLSRLGAPCAAQMQGRHATARTAWRDLCAQRRERFAARYDAPGDKVFAPALLKRMSELAPDATVTCDVGQHQMWVAQHWRFDHPRKHLTSGALGAMGFGLPAAIGAQMEDPSRRVVCVSGDGSFLMNVQELATLKRYRVPVKIILLDNQALGMVRQWQELFFERRYSEIDLSDNPDFAQVARAFGIQALSVDKAADVESALAALLAADGPALLHVAIDTAANVWPLVPPNHNNAQMLDADEATSLDIGDSVVPATEPAAATSAKESSHALPV from the coding sequence ATGAACGGCGCCCGCTGGCTGGTGCAGGCGCTGGAAGCCGAAGGGGTCGACACGATCTTCGGCTATCCGGGCGGCGCGATCATGCCGTTCTACGACGCGCTGCACGGCGCATCGTTGAAGCACGTGCTGGTCCGCCACGAACAGGGCGCGGCGTTCGCCGCGAACGGGTTCGCGCGGGCCAGCGGGCGCGTCGGTGTCTGCGTCGCGACCTCCGGCCCGGGCGCCTCGAACCTGGTGACCGGCATCGCCGACGCGATGCTGGACTCGGTGCCGATGGTCGTCATCACCGGCCAGGTGGCGACGCCGCTGATGGGCACCGACGCATTCCAGGAACTGGACGTGTTCGGCATGACCCTGCCGATCGTCAAGCACAGCTTCCTGCTGCGCAGCGTGGACGAACTGCCCAATGTCGTCGCAGAAGCATTCCGCATCGCGCGTTCCGGCCGTCCCGGCCCGGTGCTGATCGATCTGCCGAAGGACGTACAGATCGGCGATGCCGCGCATCTGGGCGCACACATTCCCTCGACGGCCGACGTCATGCCGGCCTGCGCCGACCACGCGCTGCACGAGGCGGCGGCGCTGATCTCGCAGGCCGAGCGCCCGGTGGTCTACGGCGGCGGCGGCATCATCCTGGGCGACGCGCTGGACGCGTTCCGGGAGTTCGCCGATCTGACCCAGATCCCGACCGTGCTGACGCTGCGTGCGCTGGGCGCGCTGCCGCCGACACATCCGGCCAACCTCGGCATGATCGGCATGCACGGCAGCCGCGCGGCAAATCTGGCGGTGCAGGAGTCGGATCTGCTGATCGTCGTCGGTGCGCGCTTCGACGATCGCGCCACCGGCAAGCTGGCCGAGTTCGCACCGCTGGCGCGCATCGTCCATCTGGATGGCGACAGCTGCGAGATCGGCAAGCTGCGCGCTGCCGATGTGTCGGTGTGTGGTGATGTCGCCACGAGTCTGTCGCGTCTGGGTGCGCCTTGCGCGGCGCAGATGCAGGGTCGGCACGCCACCGCGCGCACTGCGTGGCGTGACCTGTGTGCGCAGCGCCGCGAGCGGTTCGCCGCGCGCTACGACGCGCCCGGCGACAAGGTCTTCGCGCCGGCGCTGCTGAAGCGCATGAGCGAACTGGCGCCCGATGCGACCGTCACATGTGATGTCGGCCAGCACCAGATGTGGGTCGCGCAGCACTGGCGCTTCGACCATCCGCGCAAGCATCTGACCAGCGGCGCGCTGGGTGCGATGGGCTTCGGCCTGCCGGCCGCAATCGGCGCGCAGATGGAAGACCCGTCTCGCCGTGTGGTCTGCGTCAGCGGCGACGGCTCGTTCCTGATGAACGTGCAGGAGCTGGCGACGCTGAAGCGCTACCGCGTGCCGGTGAAGATCATCCTGCTCGACAACCAGGCGCTGGGCATGGTGCGCCAGTGGCAGGAACTGTTCTTCGAGCGCCGTTATTCCGAGATCGACCTGTCCGACAACCCGGACTTCGCGCAGGTCGCGCGCGCGTTCGGCATCCAGGCGCTGTCGGTCGACAAGGCCGCCGATGTCGAATCCGCATTGGCCGCGCTGCTGGCCGCCGACGGTCCTGCATTGCTGCACGTCGCCATCGACACCGCCGCCAACGTCTGGCCGCTGGTCCCGCCCAACCACAACAACGCGCAGATGCTCGATGCCGACGAGGCCACCTCGCTCGACATCGGCGACTCCGTCGTGCCTGCCACCGAACCCGCTGCCGCCACGTCCGCCAAGGAATCGAGCCATGCGTTACCAGTTTGA
- the ilvC gene encoding ketol-acid reductoisomerase encodes MSNANPSIAIVGYGSQGRAHALNLRDSGFDVVVGLRPGGPTEQKAKADGFTVKTPADAVADADLVAVLTPDMVQKQLYADVLAPHMKQGACLLFAHGLNVHFDMIAPREDLDVVLVAPKGPGALVRREYEIGRGVPCIYAVHQDPTGKGEQLALTYAAGLGGARANIIKTTFKEETETDLFGEQAVLCGGASSLVQAGFETLVEAGYQPEIAYYEVLHELKLIVDLFYEGGITRMLEFISETAQYGDFVSGPRVIDASVKARMKDVLTDIQNGTFTRNWQAEYDAGLPNYKKFQQADKDHPIEQVGRELRAKMTWLGEQTGAPAQPQSEAA; translated from the coding sequence ATGAGCAATGCCAATCCCTCCATCGCCATCGTCGGCTACGGCAGCCAGGGCCGCGCGCACGCGCTGAACCTGCGCGATTCCGGCTTCGACGTCGTCGTCGGCCTGCGTCCCGGCGGCCCGACCGAGCAGAAGGCGAAGGCCGACGGCTTCACCGTCAAGACGCCTGCCGACGCAGTCGCCGATGCCGACCTGGTCGCCGTGCTGACGCCCGACATGGTGCAGAAGCAGCTGTATGCCGACGTGCTGGCGCCGCACATGAAGCAGGGTGCCTGCCTGCTGTTCGCGCACGGCCTCAACGTGCATTTCGACATGATCGCGCCGCGCGAGGATCTGGACGTGGTGCTGGTCGCGCCCAAGGGCCCGGGCGCGCTCGTGCGCCGCGAGTACGAGATCGGCCGCGGCGTGCCCTGCATCTACGCCGTGCACCAGGATCCCACCGGCAAGGGCGAGCAGCTGGCACTGACCTACGCCGCGGGCCTGGGTGGTGCGCGCGCGAACATCATCAAGACGACCTTCAAGGAAGAAACCGAAACCGATCTGTTCGGCGAGCAGGCCGTGCTGTGCGGGGGCGCGTCGTCGCTGGTGCAGGCCGGCTTCGAGACGCTGGTCGAAGCGGGTTACCAGCCCGAGATCGCGTACTACGAAGTGCTGCACGAACTGAAGCTGATCGTCGACCTGTTCTACGAAGGCGGCATCACCCGCATGCTTGAATTCATCTCCGAGACCGCGCAGTACGGCGACTTCGTCAGCGGCCCGCGCGTCATCGATGCCAGTGTCAAAGCGCGCATGAAGGACGTGCTGACCGACATCCAGAACGGCACCTTCACCCGCAACTGGCAGGCCGAATACGACGCCGGCCTGCCGAACTACAAGAAGTTCCAGCAGGCCGACAAGGACCACCCGATCGAGCAGGTCGGCCGCGAACTGCGCGCCAAGATGACCTGGCTGGGCGAGCAGACCGGCGCGCCGGCACAACCGCAGAGCGAGGCCGCCTGA